The Henckelia pumila isolate YLH828 unplaced genomic scaffold, ASM3356847v2 CTG_461:::fragment_3, whole genome shotgun sequence genome window below encodes:
- the LOC140871276 gene encoding tRNase Z TRZ2, chloroplastic isoform X2: protein MQFISSPNISTPKLLNLHPFFHQPASYHKCNNPIQIRGVNAVVNEGGSESGFLSAIGRAIEEQEYRKARAEVNRKGFDLEGYSIEGLSVGGQETCVIVPELKSAFDIGRCPLRAVHQNFLFITHAHLDHIGGLPMYVATRGLYSLKPPTIFVPPCIKEEVEQLFEIHRNMGQVELNLDLVALDVGETYEMRNDLVVRPFETQHVIASQGYVIYSVRKKLRKQYAHLKGKEIEKRKKSGVEITDTILCPEVAFTGDTTSDFFLDPRSADALRAKILITEATFLDENVSVQHAREHGHTHLYEIMEHAEWIRNKALVLTHFSSRYHIEDIRQAVAKLQTKVSAKVVGLTEGFKSMYTRLIFNLNYQRRNILAASLAYIPNIRK, encoded by the exons ATGCAATTCATATCATCACCCAACATCTCCACCCCAAAATTGCTGAATTTGCATCCATTTTTTCACCAGCCAGCAAGTTACCACAAATGCaataatcccattcaaattcGTGGTGTAAATGCGGTGGTGAATGAAGGAGGGAGTGAGTCAGGTTTTTTGTCAGCAATCGGGCGTGCAATAGAGGAACAAGAGTACAGGAAGGCGAGGGCTGAGGTGAACAGAAAAGGGTTCGATTTAGAAGGCTATTCGATTGAAGGGCTGTCGGTTGGTGGGCAGGAAACATGCGTTATTGTGCCTGAGTTGAAGTCCGCTTTCGATATTGGGAGGTGCCCTTTGAGGGCCGTTCACCAGAACTTTCTCTTTATCACCCACGCTCATCTTGACCACATC GGTGGACTCCCAATGTATGTGGCGACTCGTGGTCTATACAGTTTAAAACCTCCAACCATATTTGTGCCTCCTTGCATAAAGGAGGAAGTCGAGCAGCTCTTTGAGATTCACAGGAACATGGGCCAGGTGGAACTGAACCTGGATTTGGTAGCTTTGGATGTAG GTGAAACATATGAAATGCGGAATGATCTTGTTGTGAGACCGTTTGAAACCCAACATGTTATTGCCAGCCAG GGATATGTCATCTACTCAGTCAGGAAGAAGCTAAGAAAGCAGTACGCGCATTTGAAGGGAAAAGAAATTGAGAAACGGAAGAAGTCGGGAGTTGAG ATTACAGATACTATCTTGTGCCCCGAGGTTGCCTTCACAGGAGATACGACATCAGACTTTTTTCTTGATCCTCGTAGCGCAGATGCCTTGCGTGCCAAAATTCTCATAACCgag GCAACGTTTTTGGATGAGAATGTCAGTGTTCAACATGCACGAGAACATGGACATACCCATTTGTACGAG ATCATGGAACACGCGGAATGGATTCGGAACAAAGCCTTGGTGTTGACTCATTTCTCATCTCGCTACCATATCGAG GATATACGTCAAGCAGTGGCGAAATTGCAGACCAAGGTGTCGGCTAAAGTGGTTGGCCTAACCGAAGGCTTTAAATCAATGTACACTAG GTTAATCTTCAATCTCAACTATCAGAGGAGAAATATTTTAGCTGCAAGTTTAGCATACATTCCAAATATCAGAAAGTGA
- the LOC140871278 gene encoding uncharacterized protein translates to MGKVSVIIYVAVGIFLLLLISRSSNNSKSHGQRHRHRRLKVRSNFTFDPPVDPHQHNERAAAFDPLVAEIERKREDKEWEHHYFQTHHSELHMDSAVGHEPQPEWEDFMDAEDYVNDEERFNVTNRLVLLFPKIDVDPVDGYVTESELTQWNLQQSMKEVLHRTQREIETHDKNKDGFVSFAEYEPPNWVKNSGNDSFGYDMGWWKEEHFNASDADGDGLLNITEFNDFLHPADTKNPKLLQWLCREEIRERDSDKDGKVNFKEFFHGLFDMVRNYDEEGHNSSHVSDDPDDSPAKKLFSQLDKDGDGYLSDVELLPLIGKLHPSEQYYAKQQSEYIMQQADADKDGRLTLAEMIDHPYVFYSAVFNDDEDSDYDYHDEFR, encoded by the exons ATGGGAAAAGTATCAGTGATAATCTATGTTGCTGTTGGGATATTTCTACTGCTTCTCATCTCTCGCTCCTCCAACAACAGCAAGTCCCACGGCCAACGCCACCGTCACCGCCGCCTCAAAGTCCGTTCCAACTTCACCTTCGACCCACCAGTCGACCCGCACCAACATAACGAACGAGCTGCCGCCTTTGACCCGCTTGTTGCTGAAATCGAGAGGAAGAGAGAGGACAAGGAATGGGAGCATCATTACTTTCAAACCCACCACTCTGAATTGCATATGGATTCCGCGGTGGGCCACGAGCCTCAGCCGGAGTGGGAGGATTTCATGGATGCTGAGGATTATGTGAATGATGAGGAACGGTTCAATGTGACTAATAGGCTGGTGCTCCTGTTCCCAAAGATTGATGTGGACCCTGTTGATGGGTATGTCACCGAAAGCGAGTTGACTCAGTGGAACCTGCAGCAGAGTATGAAAGAGGTGTTGCATCGAACTCAGAGGGAGATTGAAACTCATGACAAAAATAAAGATGGTTTTGTGTCTTTTGCTGAATATGAGCCACCCAACTGGGTCAAGAACTCTG GTAATGATTCATTTGGATATGATATGGGATGGTGGAAAGAAGAACATTTTAATGCATCTGATGCCGATGGAGATGGTCTTCTGAATATCACAGAGTTTAATGA CTTTCTTCATCCAGCTGACACTAAGAATCCCAAGTTGCTTCAGTGGTTGTGCAGAGAGGAGATAAG GGAGAGAGATAGTGATAAAGATGGAAAAGTTAACTTCAAAGAGTTTTTCCATGGGCTCTTTGACATGGTTAGAAATTATGATGAAGAGGGTCATAATTCTTCTCATGTCTCTGATGATCCAGATGACTCCCCCGCTAAAAAATTGTTTTCGCAGCTTGACAAAGATGGGGATGG ATACTTATCTGATGTAGAATTGCTACCCCTTATTGGAAAGCTTCACCCGTCAGAACAGTACTATGCTAAACAGCAGTCTGAGTACATAATGCAGCAG GCTGATGCAGACAAGGATGGACGTCTTACGTTGGCTGAGATGATCGACCACCCATATGTTTTTTACAGTGCCGTGTTCAACGATGATGAAGATAGCGATTATGATTACCACGACGAATTTCGCTAA
- the LOC140871276 gene encoding tRNase Z TRZ2, chloroplastic isoform X1 translates to MQFISSPNISTPKLLNLHPFFHQPASYHKCNNPIQIRGVNAVVNEGGSESGFLSAIGRAIEEQEYRKARAEVNRKGFDLEGYSIEGLSVGGQETCVIVPELKSAFDIGRCPLRAVHQNFLFITHAHLDHIGGLPMYVATRGLYSLKPPTIFVPPCIKEEVEQLFEIHRNMGQVELNLDLVALDVGETYEMRNDLVVRPFETQHVIASQGYVIYSVRKKLRKQYAHLKGKEIEKRKKSGVEITDTILCPEVAFTGDTTSDFFLDPRSADALRAKILITEATFLDENVSVQHAREHGHTHLYEIMEHAEWIRNKALVLTHFSSRYHIEDIRQAVAKLQTKVSAKVVGLTEGFKSMYTRLIFNLNYQRRNILAASLAYIPNIRKSLLVETFC, encoded by the exons ATGCAATTCATATCATCACCCAACATCTCCACCCCAAAATTGCTGAATTTGCATCCATTTTTTCACCAGCCAGCAAGTTACCACAAATGCaataatcccattcaaattcGTGGTGTAAATGCGGTGGTGAATGAAGGAGGGAGTGAGTCAGGTTTTTTGTCAGCAATCGGGCGTGCAATAGAGGAACAAGAGTACAGGAAGGCGAGGGCTGAGGTGAACAGAAAAGGGTTCGATTTAGAAGGCTATTCGATTGAAGGGCTGTCGGTTGGTGGGCAGGAAACATGCGTTATTGTGCCTGAGTTGAAGTCCGCTTTCGATATTGGGAGGTGCCCTTTGAGGGCCGTTCACCAGAACTTTCTCTTTATCACCCACGCTCATCTTGACCACATC GGTGGACTCCCAATGTATGTGGCGACTCGTGGTCTATACAGTTTAAAACCTCCAACCATATTTGTGCCTCCTTGCATAAAGGAGGAAGTCGAGCAGCTCTTTGAGATTCACAGGAACATGGGCCAGGTGGAACTGAACCTGGATTTGGTAGCTTTGGATGTAG GTGAAACATATGAAATGCGGAATGATCTTGTTGTGAGACCGTTTGAAACCCAACATGTTATTGCCAGCCAG GGATATGTCATCTACTCAGTCAGGAAGAAGCTAAGAAAGCAGTACGCGCATTTGAAGGGAAAAGAAATTGAGAAACGGAAGAAGTCGGGAGTTGAG ATTACAGATACTATCTTGTGCCCCGAGGTTGCCTTCACAGGAGATACGACATCAGACTTTTTTCTTGATCCTCGTAGCGCAGATGCCTTGCGTGCCAAAATTCTCATAACCgag GCAACGTTTTTGGATGAGAATGTCAGTGTTCAACATGCACGAGAACATGGACATACCCATTTGTACGAG ATCATGGAACACGCGGAATGGATTCGGAACAAAGCCTTGGTGTTGACTCATTTCTCATCTCGCTACCATATCGAG GATATACGTCAAGCAGTGGCGAAATTGCAGACCAAGGTGTCGGCTAAAGTGGTTGGCCTAACCGAAGGCTTTAAATCAATGTACACTAG GTTAATCTTCAATCTCAACTATCAGAGGAGAAATATTTTAGCTGCAAGTTTAGCATACATTCCAAATATCAGAAA ATCTCTTCTCGTAGAAACTTTTTGCTGA
- the LOC140871276 gene encoding tRNase Z TRZ2, chloroplastic isoform X3: MQFISSPNISTPKLLNLHPFFHQPASYHKCNNPIQIRGVNAVVNEGGSESGFLSAIGRAIEEQEYRKARAEVNRKGFDLEGYSIEGLSVGGQETCVIVPELKSAFDIGRCPLRAVHQNFLFITHAHLDHIGGLPMYVATRGLYSLKPPTIFVPPCIKEEVEQLFEIHRNMGQVELNLDLVALDVGETYEMRNDLVVRPFETQHVIASQGYVIYSVRKKLRKQYAHLKGKEIEKRKKSGVEITDTILCPEVAFTGDTTSDFFLDPRSADALRAKILITEATFLDENVSVQHAREHGHTHLYEIMEHAEWIRNKALVLTHFSSRYHIEDIRQAVAKLQTKVSAKVVGLTEGFKSMYTRSLLVETFC; encoded by the exons ATGCAATTCATATCATCACCCAACATCTCCACCCCAAAATTGCTGAATTTGCATCCATTTTTTCACCAGCCAGCAAGTTACCACAAATGCaataatcccattcaaattcGTGGTGTAAATGCGGTGGTGAATGAAGGAGGGAGTGAGTCAGGTTTTTTGTCAGCAATCGGGCGTGCAATAGAGGAACAAGAGTACAGGAAGGCGAGGGCTGAGGTGAACAGAAAAGGGTTCGATTTAGAAGGCTATTCGATTGAAGGGCTGTCGGTTGGTGGGCAGGAAACATGCGTTATTGTGCCTGAGTTGAAGTCCGCTTTCGATATTGGGAGGTGCCCTTTGAGGGCCGTTCACCAGAACTTTCTCTTTATCACCCACGCTCATCTTGACCACATC GGTGGACTCCCAATGTATGTGGCGACTCGTGGTCTATACAGTTTAAAACCTCCAACCATATTTGTGCCTCCTTGCATAAAGGAGGAAGTCGAGCAGCTCTTTGAGATTCACAGGAACATGGGCCAGGTGGAACTGAACCTGGATTTGGTAGCTTTGGATGTAG GTGAAACATATGAAATGCGGAATGATCTTGTTGTGAGACCGTTTGAAACCCAACATGTTATTGCCAGCCAG GGATATGTCATCTACTCAGTCAGGAAGAAGCTAAGAAAGCAGTACGCGCATTTGAAGGGAAAAGAAATTGAGAAACGGAAGAAGTCGGGAGTTGAG ATTACAGATACTATCTTGTGCCCCGAGGTTGCCTTCACAGGAGATACGACATCAGACTTTTTTCTTGATCCTCGTAGCGCAGATGCCTTGCGTGCCAAAATTCTCATAACCgag GCAACGTTTTTGGATGAGAATGTCAGTGTTCAACATGCACGAGAACATGGACATACCCATTTGTACGAG ATCATGGAACACGCGGAATGGATTCGGAACAAAGCCTTGGTGTTGACTCATTTCTCATCTCGCTACCATATCGAG GATATACGTCAAGCAGTGGCGAAATTGCAGACCAAGGTGTCGGCTAAAGTGGTTGGCCTAACCGAAGGCTTTAAATCAATGTACACTAG ATCTCTTCTCGTAGAAACTTTTTGCTGA
- the LOC140871279 gene encoding uncharacterized protein: MSREDDEVERLLRAAQDDVLLKLSLDSHTTRAAAHSIDPDLDRRYQALKAHRNPNSTSTSATAAAAASEARIDGSKDEDDLLARFSALKKSIPSHNNDNESQITSKEESDDDDDDEVEKVIKWAVDAARLDPSCTTSDDETDNETDDEVEIDKKKGKKKK; encoded by the coding sequence ATGAGCAGAGAAGACGACGAAGTGGAGCGGCTGCTGAGAGCGGCGCAGGACGACGTGCTGCTCAAGCTCAGTCTCGATTCCCACACCACACGCGCCGCCGCACACTCCATCGACCCGGATCTCGATCGCCGCTACCAGGCCCTCAAAGCCCATCGAAACCCCAACTCAACATCTACGTCAGCAACAGCCGCCGCCGCCGCGTCGGAGGCTAGAATCGATGGGTCGAAAGATGAGGATGATCTGTTGGCCAGATTTTCGGCGCTGAAGAAATCAATCCCATCTCACAACAACGACAACGAGAGCCAGATCACCAGTAAAGAGGAGAGtgacgacgacgatgatgatgaagtGGAGAAGGTTATCAAATGGGCTGTGGACGCTGCCAGACTTGATCCTTCTTGCACAACATCTGATGATGAAACCGATAATGAAACCGATGATGAAGTTGAAATCGACAAAAAGAAAGGTAAAAAGAAGAAATGA